Part of the Psilocybe cubensis strain MGC-MH-2018 chromosome 11, whole genome shotgun sequence genome is shown below.
CAATTGACACGATGAATAGGATACACATGAAATTTGTTTTGATGACAATGTATTCGGAGGTCCTAACAGACCGCACATTAATTATAATAAAACAAGATTGGCTCCATAATTCaacagaagagaaaaaaaataaaacgtAGTACGAATCCTTGAGGtgatgtcaaaaaaatgaaagacGATAGAAGTGCGATGCCGAGAGCTTTGGAAGTGGTATAACGCCGAGCGATGATAATTCATGTTTTGAATCgaatgatgaggatgagtaGAATGAATATCAACACGCCGATGGCAACAACAGAGCCTAGGAAAGAGTTGGAAAATGAATAACACATTTCAGAGGACATGTGTTGAGATGCTGACCATTCTCTTTAATCCCTTGAGCAACGTGGTCCAGTTTTTTGCGAGCCTTTCCCAATCGTCCTTGTGTCCTATCAATTTCAGTGTCCAAATCCTGGAGCAAACCATGATGGACATCCAGTTCTTCGTTTATCTGTAAGGATATATGGTGCTGCCGATTTATAGAATGAGATAGTTGGTCCAGTTGTTGATCCTGTTCTGAGTGTACCTTATGAACTAATCAAATCAAAGCAACCAAAGAAATAGGGTAATACCTTGCATGATAAATCGTTGGGTGTGTAACATGGTTCCTGCGTCGGGGGGTTCCGTGCTTTGGCCTTGTTCGGGATCGTCTGTATAAGGAGCAAACGTTGGATGTGATAGCAGAGAATCCCTTGCGTTTGTATGTGTAAAGGGCGGAGGTTTAATGGGTTCTGGTAGCGGTGGGGATGGTGACGAGCGTTCGTTGTCCAAACTTTGTACCGCAGATTCAAATTAATGCCACATAAcagaataaaaaaaggatAATTCAACTCTATGCAAAGGTAGATGAGATAGCTTGACTTACCTCGGTATTTCTGCCCGTTCCTCTTCCCACAACATCCCTCGCATTCTATCATACTGGTTTCGCAGGAGCTTAGCAGCTTCCGACGAAGGCCCATCTTTTGATTCCATGGCATGGATCCCCTCCCTTAGCTGAGCCAAATTTCGCTTTATCTGTGGATAATGC
Proteins encoded:
- a CDS encoding Syntaxin-10; protein product: MSLAKLTAVSTKTLSLLLERQRLQTLPIDGANASANGSSLHYPQIKRNLAQLREGIHAMESKDGPSSEAAKLLRNQYDRMRGMLWEEERAEIPSLDNERSSPSPPLPEPIKPPPFTHTNARDSLLSHPTFAPYTDDPEQGQSTEPPDAGTMLHTQRFIMQEQDQQLDQLSHSINRQHHISLQINEELDVHHGLLQDLDTEIDRTQGRLGKARKKLDHVAQGIKENGSVVAIGVLIFILLILIIRFKT